In Halopseudomonas nanhaiensis, a single window of DNA contains:
- a CDS encoding alpha/beta hydrolase family esterase codes for MKAKLGCWVLMALLSAGCGGGGGGGSSEEAEPTPTPTPTPEEQTPPPTDTPDAGIPTAPQNPPNRPSSPRPQPQDPESEEEEEEESPADPSTPGPILTPTNPDPEEQEPEEQPAEPVPTEPEEPTPAEPEEPNPTEPEEPTPTEPEEPTPTEPEEPTPTEPEEPTPTEPEEPTPTEPEEPTPTEPQDPAPSEPDDPVLNPYPYASAGCGFEPLAEGEHSLQINGVSRKYTVDLPTGYDQDRAYPVVFGFHGRGRDGQFQNTDYGNLASTMGDDAILIYPEGLSMDNQGAVGDKHGGSGTTWELEGTADLQFFDAMLQEAKVESCVDEQRIYTVGFSMGGYFSARLACERGMDVRAFAAAGAGAPVVDPNMCEDMSAAWIAHDPEDSAIDYEAGGVALRDYWLDVNMCGPETQPVASEGNCVEYTNCAADFPVRWCTYSQGSNHHQWPNFGPREVWDFFLSLE; via the coding sequence ATGAAAGCCAAACTGGGCTGTTGGGTGTTGATGGCGCTACTGAGCGCGGGTTGCGGCGGTGGGGGTGGGGGTGGCAGCAGCGAAGAGGCAGAGCCGACGCCGACGCCGACGCCGACGCCAGAGGAGCAAACTCCGCCACCGACTGATACGCCAGATGCCGGCATCCCTACGGCTCCGCAGAATCCTCCCAACCGACCTTCGTCCCCTCGGCCGCAGCCGCAGGATCCAGAGTCTGAAGAAGAGGAGGAGGAGGAATCCCCTGCCGATCCGAGCACGCCTGGGCCTATACTGACTCCTACCAACCCTGATCCGGAGGAGCAGGAGCCTGAGGAGCAGCCTGCTGAACCCGTACCGACCGAGCCTGAAGAGCCGACTCCCGCTGAGCCGGAAGAGCCTAATCCGACCGAGCCGGAGGAACCAACTCCGACCGAGCCCGAGGAACCGACTCCGACCGAGCCCGAGGAGCCGACTCCAACCGAGCCTGAGGAGCCTACCCCAACCGAGCCCGAGGAACCGACTCCAACTGAGCCTGAGGAGCCGACTCCAACCGAGCCGCAAGATCCGGCACCCAGCGAGCCCGACGACCCAGTTCTTAATCCATATCCTTATGCGTCGGCGGGGTGTGGCTTCGAACCGCTCGCCGAAGGTGAACACAGCCTACAGATCAACGGAGTGAGCAGAAAATATACCGTCGACTTGCCTACCGGTTACGACCAGGACAGGGCCTATCCGGTGGTGTTCGGTTTCCACGGTCGCGGCCGTGATGGTCAATTTCAAAACACGGATTACGGCAACCTCGCTTCGACCATGGGGGACGACGCGATTTTGATCTACCCCGAAGGACTATCCATGGACAACCAGGGTGCGGTGGGAGACAAGCATGGGGGGAGCGGCACCACATGGGAGCTTGAAGGGACGGCCGACCTGCAATTTTTCGATGCAATGCTGCAAGAGGCAAAAGTAGAAAGCTGCGTCGACGAGCAGCGTATTTACACCGTGGGTTTCAGTATGGGCGGCTATTTTTCAGCACGGCTGGCATGTGAGCGTGGCATGGACGTCCGGGCTTTCGCAGCAGCAGGTGCTGGCGCCCCCGTTGTCGATCCGAACATGTGCGAAGACATGTCTGCTGCTTGGATAGCACACGATCCAGAGGACTCCGCAATCGACTACGAAGCGGGGGGTGTGGCTCTTCGCGATTATTGGTTGGATGTGAATATGTGCGGACCGGAGACACAACCGGTCGCTTCGGAAGGCAATTGCGTGGAATACACAAACTGCGCAGCGGACTTCCCTGTTCGCTGGTGCACCTACAGCCAGGGAAGCAACCATCACCAATGGCCGAATTTCGGTCCTCGTGAGGTTTGGGATTTCTTCCTTTCGTTGGAATAG
- a CDS encoding FkbM family methyltransferase, with the protein MREPLIDQRLVEHRKHLINARGLSGWPTDTSEDLLQIKRIGLWLKALKEPTVVQHPYLPLSMRVDSAFPPRLAYYFLVGDYEQSDLELISEHVVPGDRVLELGGGVGVTASWAARCSGQAIVVVEPNRVLHGQIAVNIALNGQAGRVVDGMAVSDAHTTESITLGIHEDFWWSGAQRVDQFIKQVECKALKISELLAHHKPSVLVVDIEGLETTLFPCRLNPELRLILVEIHTPDIGDRSTVEVINAISEMGLKLSRVRAHSWLFRRETREVLSGRSSGADE; encoded by the coding sequence ATGCGTGAACCGTTGATTGATCAGCGGCTGGTCGAGCATCGTAAGCATTTAATCAATGCACGCGGGCTCTCTGGCTGGCCGACTGATACCTCCGAAGATCTACTTCAAATCAAGCGGATAGGGCTCTGGCTAAAAGCCCTTAAAGAGCCGACCGTAGTCCAACATCCTTATTTACCGCTCTCCATGCGAGTGGATAGCGCATTCCCCCCCCGCCTGGCCTATTACTTTCTGGTCGGAGATTACGAACAATCGGATCTGGAGCTTATTTCGGAACATGTGGTCCCGGGCGACCGGGTACTTGAGCTAGGCGGAGGCGTTGGGGTAACTGCATCCTGGGCGGCGCGATGTAGCGGGCAGGCGATTGTCGTAGTCGAGCCCAACAGAGTGCTCCACGGTCAAATCGCGGTGAACATCGCGCTAAACGGTCAGGCCGGCCGTGTGGTAGATGGTATGGCCGTTTCAGATGCCCATACGACAGAATCCATCACCTTGGGCATCCATGAGGACTTCTGGTGGAGCGGAGCCCAGCGTGTCGATCAATTTATCAAACAAGTCGAATGCAAGGCGTTGAAAATCAGCGAGCTGCTCGCTCATCACAAGCCGAGCGTGCTAGTCGTCGATATTGAAGGACTAGAAACGACCCTCTTCCCCTGCCGTCTGAACCCAGAGCTGCGCCTTATTCTCGTTGAGATCCACACCCCGGATATAGGTGATCGCAGCACTGTGGAAGTAATTAACGCCATCTCCGAGATGGGGCTGAAGCTATCACGTGTCCGCGCCCATAGTTGGTTGTTTCGTCGCGAAACACGCGAGGTGCTTTCCGGTCGCTCTAGCGGAGCTGATGAATGA
- a CDS encoding LTA synthase family protein, which translates to MKLSATKLSTNLRNIIGLYLVGVGLCVLLRAALLWLYPEFFAGISPSQAGRAFLIGLRFDLAIITQLCSIPLLALLLPFRFAGHPTWRRFWMILAMLPLATLLILGVVSATFFGEVQRHIGAELMFMVNDWPFVIDLLITSRREEFISVSVLLVLGALGWLKLVTRETRYPRQSGRRQAWVTFVLALPVLLVFARGFVLDGKPLNVVDAHALGDARLGNLAMNAAFSVIHTSRNLDEALHSSITPEQANALRDQLGISRPNPFLRHYTTDKKTTPNIVLVILESWSNEYIDGLSGSDLGVTPNMDRLLAESQVYSNHYAAAQRSIQSIQAILTGVPVLPGQPRLSEGLEQMDMSRIGNLAADRGYRSVFVQSSTRRSFRMDSVAASLGFSEYYGQEDIPLKMDYPQATPRFGWDHETLQFFHQRLDDLADSGPFFGVVFTGTTHEPFADPGERFHRYPHDARSEHGYLNTLAYSDWALGEFIAKARREPWYENTIFVITSDHVLRASAESLRSRFRVPLLIHASHLIEPGQSAKLVSHYDILPTLADLMGVEQPFVAFGESVFRDEHPDEAWVNHGEMVGLLRSDTEISFVPSRVSDNLAALTQHSEQASLWQRAALITHLVIEKMNLNKWTLGIESLRALTTEGK; encoded by the coding sequence ATGAAGCTCTCCGCCACAAAGCTTTCCACTAACCTTCGTAACATAATAGGTCTTTATTTGGTCGGAGTGGGGTTGTGCGTTCTTCTACGCGCGGCACTTCTCTGGCTGTACCCGGAGTTTTTCGCCGGCATCTCGCCGAGCCAAGCGGGGCGCGCTTTTCTAATCGGCTTGCGCTTCGATTTGGCAATCATCACCCAGCTCTGCTCGATCCCGCTATTGGCTTTGTTGTTGCCGTTTCGCTTTGCTGGTCACCCTACGTGGCGACGCTTTTGGATGATTCTGGCAATGCTTCCGCTGGCCACGCTGTTGATATTAGGGGTGGTCAGTGCCACTTTCTTCGGTGAGGTTCAGCGCCACATCGGTGCAGAACTGATGTTCATGGTAAATGACTGGCCTTTCGTCATTGACCTACTAATCACATCACGGCGAGAGGAGTTCATCAGCGTCTCCGTACTGTTGGTGCTGGGGGCGTTGGGGTGGTTGAAGCTGGTCACGCGGGAGACCCGCTACCCAAGGCAATCGGGGCGCCGCCAGGCCTGGGTGACCTTCGTTCTGGCACTGCCAGTTCTTTTGGTGTTCGCTCGGGGATTTGTGCTGGACGGCAAGCCGCTGAACGTGGTGGACGCTCATGCGTTAGGCGACGCCCGCCTAGGAAATCTCGCAATGAATGCGGCTTTCTCGGTTATTCATACGAGTCGTAATCTGGACGAGGCGCTGCATAGCTCGATAACACCCGAGCAAGCGAATGCGCTGCGAGACCAGCTGGGTATAAGCCGGCCGAACCCATTCCTGCGACACTACACCACCGACAAAAAAACGACGCCCAACATAGTTCTGGTCATCTTGGAAAGTTGGAGTAACGAGTATATTGACGGGCTATCAGGCAGTGATCTCGGGGTAACGCCTAATATGGATCGCTTGCTTGCGGAGTCCCAAGTTTACTCCAATCATTACGCCGCAGCCCAGCGGAGCATCCAAAGCATTCAGGCCATCCTTACTGGCGTACCGGTGTTGCCTGGTCAGCCTCGTCTGTCCGAAGGACTTGAACAGATGGATATGTCAAGAATCGGCAACTTGGCAGCTGATCGAGGATATCGCAGTGTATTTGTGCAATCATCCACCCGCCGGTCCTTTCGCATGGATTCCGTTGCGGCAAGCCTCGGATTCTCTGAGTACTATGGCCAGGAAGACATCCCTTTGAAGATGGATTACCCACAGGCGACTCCTCGCTTCGGATGGGACCACGAAACGCTCCAGTTTTTCCATCAGCGCCTCGATGATCTAGCTGACTCCGGGCCGTTTTTCGGAGTGGTGTTTACCGGGACGACACATGAGCCATTTGCTGATCCTGGCGAACGGTTCCATCGCTATCCCCATGACGCGCGGAGCGAGCATGGATACCTGAACACGCTCGCCTATTCCGATTGGGCGCTGGGTGAGTTCATCGCCAAAGCGCGTCGAGAGCCCTGGTATGAGAATACGATATTCGTCATCACCTCGGACCATGTACTGCGGGCCAGCGCGGAAAGTCTGCGGAGCCGTTTCCGCGTGCCATTGTTGATCCATGCCTCCCACCTGATCGAACCGGGTCAATCGGCCAAGCTTGTTTCGCACTATGACATTCTCCCAACGTTAGCCGATTTGATGGGGGTGGAGCAGCCGTTTGTAGCTTTCGGTGAGTCGGTTTTTCGAGACGAGCATCCCGACGAGGCGTGGGTGAACCATGGTGAAATGGTCGGTTTGTTACGCAGTGACACGGAGATTTCTTTCGTGCCTTCGAGGGTTTCTGACAACTTGGCTGCGCTTACTCAGCATTCGGAGCAAGCATCGCTCTGGCAGCGGGCCGCTTTAATCACCCATCTTGTCATCGAGAAAATGAACCTGAATAAGTGGACGCTCGGTATCGAATCCCTGCGAGCCTTGACGACCGAAGGAAAGTGA
- a CDS encoding sialidase family protein: MKMLNVRCAIAIGMVGVFAAAWWTAPDYEMSPFNVTEAAAGNAAAYHGRVVTLSIEPQPKYEQRFASSDLDEFVHSPSLTTLPEGGLMAVWFAGSREGASDVEIRVSRFRPETGWADETTMVTREQTRRAIGKPVRKLGNPVIALAPDNRLWLFYVSVSLGGWAGSAINSMVSEDFGETWSEPKQLVTSPFINISTLVRAAPVFHADGSIGLPVYHEFLGKFPEYLYLSADGRVQDKFRIADGKSSLQPTVVPLDGKRAIALLRYAGRGNVLAAVTEDAGRTWSDERPVSPSNPNSSLAAVRSHRGTLLVAQNNLKDGRFRLSLDEATPSLSTWKLLTNLDASPDEQGDSIPWEAYEPMIIAKFMTSSGKRKQTLVDEFLEQMDWRHCQANRCVFEYEYPYMIGAGDGSFHLVYAWNNSFIKHVTFNTDWLEAQQ, from the coding sequence ATGAAAATGTTGAACGTTCGCTGCGCGATTGCCATAGGCATGGTAGGCGTATTCGCAGCCGCATGGTGGACCGCACCAGACTATGAAATGTCGCCCTTCAATGTTACCGAGGCAGCAGCTGGCAATGCGGCTGCTTACCACGGGCGCGTTGTCACTTTATCGATCGAGCCGCAGCCGAAATACGAGCAGCGTTTCGCATCGTCGGATCTGGATGAGTTTGTCCATTCGCCGTCGCTGACCACTCTACCTGAGGGCGGCCTGATGGCCGTCTGGTTCGCTGGTTCGCGTGAAGGTGCTTCGGATGTGGAGATACGGGTTTCGCGCTTTCGTCCAGAAACTGGCTGGGCCGACGAGACGACCATGGTGACGCGCGAGCAGACCCGCCGTGCAATTGGAAAGCCTGTCCGCAAGCTGGGCAATCCGGTGATTGCGCTGGCCCCGGATAATCGGCTTTGGCTGTTTTATGTCTCGGTCTCCCTTGGCGGCTGGGCAGGTAGTGCCATCAACAGCATGGTCTCCGAGGATTTCGGCGAGACGTGGTCAGAGCCCAAACAGCTCGTGACGTCACCATTCATCAATATCAGCACATTGGTTCGCGCTGCTCCGGTGTTTCACGCTGACGGATCCATCGGTCTGCCGGTTTATCACGAGTTCCTCGGCAAATTCCCCGAGTATCTCTACTTGAGCGCTGATGGACGGGTGCAGGACAAGTTTCGTATCGCTGACGGAAAAAGTTCGCTACAGCCCACTGTCGTGCCCCTCGACGGCAAGCGAGCAATCGCATTGCTGCGGTATGCCGGGCGCGGAAATGTGCTGGCTGCGGTGACCGAGGATGCTGGGCGAACCTGGAGCGATGAACGGCCTGTGAGCCCTTCGAATCCCAATAGCTCGCTCGCGGCAGTCCGCTCTCATCGTGGCACGCTGTTGGTCGCCCAGAATAATCTTAAGGATGGGCGCTTCCGCCTCAGTCTGGATGAGGCCACGCCGAGCCTTAGTACCTGGAAGTTGTTGACTAACCTGGATGCTTCGCCTGATGAGCAGGGCGATTCGATCCCTTGGGAAGCGTACGAGCCCATGATCATTGCAAAGTTCATGACGTCCAGCGGCAAGCGTAAGCAGACGCTAGTCGATGAGTTCCTTGAACAAATGGACTGGCGGCATTGCCAGGCGAACCGCTGCGTATTCGAATATGAATATCCGTACATGATTGGCGCCGGGGATGGCTCCTTTCACTTGGTGTATGCGTGGAACAACAGTTTCATTAAGCATGTCACCTTCAATACCGACTGGCTGGAGGCGCAGCAATGA
- the nhaB gene encoding sodium/proton antiporter NhaB — MDSQSSSLTSAFAHNFLGNAPTWYKQVVIVFLLLNPLCLWGLGPYVTGWLLVAEFIFTLAMALKCYPLLPGGLLAVEALIIGMASPEALYAEMLLNFPVILLLMFMVAGIYFMKNLLLLVFTRILLGVRSKSSLGLLFCLTAAVLSAFLDALTVTAVIISVAVGFYSVYHKVASEPHKTQADKAVHPDDEPLELHRNDLEVFRAFLRSLLMHGAIGTALGGVCTLVGEPQNLLIAKTAGWDFVGFFLRMAPVSLPVLGAGLLTCVLLEKAGAFGYGAKIPRNVRRVLETYAVEEQRKRGKIQQAQLIVQATAAIVLVLGLAFHVAEVGLIGLLVIILMTSFNGVTDEHQIGKAFQEALPFTALLVVFFAIVAVIHQQHLFSPIIAMVLALPMAEQPGMFFLANGLLSMVSDNVFVATVYISEIKQALDAGQITREHFDSLAVAINTGTNLPSVATPNGQAAFLFLLTSAIAPLVRLSYGRMVFMALPYTIVLGVVGYIAVVNWV; from the coding sequence TTGGATAGTCAGTCGTCGTCTCTCACCAGTGCCTTTGCGCACAATTTTTTGGGTAACGCTCCGACCTGGTACAAGCAGGTCGTCATCGTTTTCTTACTCCTCAATCCGCTCTGTCTCTGGGGGCTTGGTCCTTACGTGACGGGCTGGCTCCTCGTCGCAGAGTTCATCTTCACTTTGGCGATGGCGCTGAAATGCTATCCGTTGTTGCCAGGTGGTCTTTTGGCTGTCGAAGCGCTCATCATCGGCATGGCCTCGCCCGAGGCTCTATACGCCGAAATGCTTCTGAATTTCCCGGTCATCCTCCTCTTGATGTTCATGGTGGCCGGTATCTACTTCATGAAGAACCTTCTGCTGCTGGTTTTCACGCGGATTCTTCTGGGGGTGCGTTCCAAGTCTTCGTTGGGCCTGTTGTTCTGTCTGACGGCGGCTGTGTTGTCGGCATTTCTCGACGCGCTGACCGTGACCGCCGTCATCATCAGTGTTGCGGTTGGCTTCTACTCGGTCTATCACAAGGTCGCGTCAGAACCGCATAAGACCCAGGCAGACAAGGCCGTTCATCCGGATGATGAGCCGCTGGAACTTCACCGCAACGACCTTGAAGTGTTTCGTGCCTTCCTGCGGAGTCTGTTGATGCATGGTGCTATCGGCACCGCGCTTGGCGGCGTATGTACATTGGTGGGGGAGCCCCAGAACCTGTTGATCGCCAAGACGGCAGGCTGGGACTTCGTAGGATTCTTTCTTCGCATGGCTCCAGTCAGTCTTCCTGTGCTTGGAGCCGGCTTGCTGACGTGTGTTCTGTTGGAGAAGGCGGGAGCTTTCGGCTACGGGGCGAAGATTCCTCGCAACGTGCGCCGAGTGCTGGAAACCTACGCGGTCGAGGAGCAACGCAAGCGGGGGAAGATTCAGCAGGCGCAGCTCATCGTTCAAGCCACCGCAGCGATCGTACTGGTTCTTGGTCTGGCCTTTCATGTGGCAGAGGTCGGTCTGATCGGGCTGCTGGTGATCATTTTGATGACCAGCTTCAATGGCGTGACCGATGAACATCAGATCGGTAAGGCGTTTCAGGAAGCTTTGCCTTTCACAGCCCTGCTTGTGGTGTTCTTCGCCATCGTCGCGGTGATCCATCAACAGCATCTGTTCAGCCCGATCATCGCGATGGTGTTGGCTCTTCCCATGGCCGAGCAACCCGGTATGTTTTTTCTGGCTAACGGCCTGTTGTCCATGGTCAGCGATAACGTATTCGTCGCGACTGTATATATAAGTGAGATAAAGCAAGCGCTCGATGCCGGCCAGATCACCCGTGAGCACTTCGATTCGCTGGCCGTCGCGATCAATACCGGCACCAATCTCCCAAGCGTAGCGACACCCAACGGGCAAGCGGCGTTTCTCTTTCTTTTGACCTCCGCCATAGCGCCACTGGTGCGCCTGTCTTACGGGCGCATGGTGTTCATGGCGTTGCCCTACACGATCGTTCTCGGTGTGGTGGGCTACATCGCGGTAGTGAACTGGGTGTGA
- a CDS encoding SulP family inorganic anion transporter, whose amino-acid sequence MTYLQTIKHDWFSNIRGDLLAGIVVALALIPEAIAFSIIAGVDPRVGLYASFCIAVVIAFTGGRPGMISAATGAMALLMVTLVRDHGLEYLLAATIFCGVLQVIAGYLKLGSLMRFVSRSVVTGFVNALAILIFMAQLPELTNVTWHVYAMTAGGLAIIYLFPYVPKIGRAIPSPLVCIVVLTVLAAYLGLDIRTVGDMGELPSTLPVFLLPQIPLTFETLMIIFPYSAALAVVGLLESMMTATIIDDLTDSPSDKNRECKGQGTANIVSGFFGGMAGCAMIGQSIINIKSGGRTRLSSLASGVFLLVMVVFLGDYLSQIPMAALVAVMIMVAIGTFSWDSLRNLKKHPLSTNIVMVATVVVVVATHNLAYGVLVGVLLAAMFFANKLGHYMHISSEADVAGRERTYTVVGQVFFSSSDKFVDAFDFKEAIEHVVIDLSRAHFWDITAVAALDKVVIKFRREGTEVDIIGMNQASATIVDRFGVHDKPDAVDKLMSH is encoded by the coding sequence ATGACTTATCTACAAACTATCAAGCACGACTGGTTCTCGAACATACGCGGCGATCTTTTGGCGGGCATCGTCGTGGCCCTGGCGCTTATTCCCGAGGCAATTGCCTTTTCCATCATCGCCGGGGTGGACCCGCGCGTCGGCCTTTACGCGTCGTTCTGCATAGCCGTAGTGATAGCCTTCACAGGTGGCAGGCCGGGTATGATCTCAGCTGCCACGGGCGCCATGGCACTGCTGATGGTTACGCTGGTTCGTGATCATGGGCTGGAGTATCTGCTGGCTGCGACCATTTTCTGCGGCGTGCTGCAGGTCATCGCCGGCTACCTCAAGCTGGGGTCACTGATGCGCTTCGTCTCCCGCTCGGTGGTGACCGGCTTCGTCAACGCCCTGGCAATACTCATCTTCATGGCACAGCTGCCCGAGTTGACCAACGTCACATGGCATGTTTACGCCATGACAGCGGGCGGGCTAGCGATCATCTATTTGTTCCCCTATGTGCCGAAGATAGGGCGAGCGATTCCGTCCCCGCTCGTGTGCATTGTCGTATTGACAGTCCTGGCAGCGTACCTGGGTCTGGACATTCGCACTGTTGGCGATATGGGCGAGCTACCTAGCACACTCCCGGTATTCCTCTTGCCGCAAATTCCGCTGACCTTCGAAACACTGATGATCATTTTCCCATATTCGGCCGCACTGGCCGTTGTCGGGCTACTGGAGTCGATGATGACGGCAACCATCATCGATGATTTGACCGACTCGCCCAGCGACAAGAACCGGGAGTGCAAGGGGCAGGGTACAGCCAATATCGTTTCCGGCTTCTTTGGCGGCATGGCTGGCTGCGCGATGATTGGCCAGTCGATCATCAATATCAAATCGGGTGGGCGTACGCGCTTGTCTTCCCTGGCTTCCGGCGTGTTTCTGCTGGTGATGGTGGTATTCCTTGGCGATTATCTCTCGCAGATCCCCATGGCGGCATTGGTTGCGGTGATGATCATGGTGGCGATTGGTACTTTCAGCTGGGATTCGCTGCGCAACCTGAAGAAGCATCCCCTATCGACCAACATCGTCATGGTGGCGACCGTCGTCGTTGTGGTTGCTACTCACAACCTGGCCTACGGCGTATTGGTTGGCGTATTGCTCGCGGCCATGTTCTTCGCAAACAAGCTGGGGCATTACATGCACATCAGCAGCGAGGCTGACGTAGCCGGACGCGAGCGCACCTACACTGTGGTAGGCCAGGTCTTCTTCAGTTCTTCCGACAAATTCGTCGACGCGTTCGACTTCAAGGAAGCCATCGAACACGTGGTGATCGATCTGAGCCGAGCTCATTTCTGGGATATTACCGCTGTGGCCGCCCTCGACAAGGTGGTCATCAAGTTTCGTCGAGAAGGCACCGAGGTCGACATCATCGGGATGAACCAGGCCAGTGCGACCATCGTCGATCGCTTCGGTGTGCATGATAAGCCTGACGCCGTTGACAAGCTCATGAGCCACTAA
- a CDS encoding universal stress protein, with translation MTDTTVIGCIDGSDSSATVCDYATWASIRLQAPLVLLHALDHEEFQTPRDLSGNIGLGSREHLLVELAELDARRSKLMLEQGRLMLEAAGERARSNGASQPLLRQRHGGFVETVRDLEGETRLLVIGRQGEEGDSMGQHVGTHLESIIRTLHRPILVTTRQFVKPRSVMLAFDNGPSTRKGIEMIARSPLFQGMTVHLVMVGPDTNDAWESVHAARAQLERAGFDVIAAIRSGDVENTLLDYEEEQGVDMIVMGAYGHSRIRQFFVGSTTTNLLSRTLRPLLLIR, from the coding sequence ATGACTGATACAACAGTAATTGGATGCATCGACGGGTCGGACTCTTCCGCGACGGTGTGCGACTACGCGACCTGGGCGAGCATCCGACTGCAAGCACCGCTTGTGCTATTGCATGCGCTAGATCACGAAGAGTTCCAGACTCCGCGCGACCTGTCCGGGAATATCGGACTCGGTAGTCGGGAGCATTTGCTGGTTGAGCTTGCAGAACTCGATGCTCGGCGTAGCAAGTTGATGCTCGAACAAGGGCGCCTGATGCTCGAAGCCGCAGGCGAGCGGGCGCGCAGCAACGGCGCTTCGCAGCCGCTGCTCAGACAAAGACACGGCGGTTTCGTGGAGACCGTCCGCGATCTGGAAGGCGAAACGCGTTTGTTGGTGATCGGACGTCAGGGCGAAGAGGGCGACTCGATGGGTCAGCACGTAGGCACTCATCTGGAAAGCATAATCCGTACCTTACACCGGCCGATTTTGGTGACGACTCGCCAATTTGTGAAGCCACGCAGCGTCATGCTTGCCTTCGATAACGGACCTAGCACGCGCAAAGGCATTGAGATGATCGCTCGCAGCCCACTGTTTCAGGGAATGACCGTTCACCTTGTGATGGTGGGCCCGGACACCAATGATGCCTGGGAGTCGGTACACGCAGCTAGGGCGCAGCTGGAGCGGGCGGGCTTCGATGTCATTGCCGCGATTCGGTCCGGAGATGTGGAGAACACCCTGCTTGACTATGAGGAAGAACAGGGTGTGGACATGATCGTCATGGGTGCGTACGGGCATTCTCGCATTCGTCAGTTCTTTGTTGGCAGTACCACCACCAACTTGCTGAGCAGAACCCTGCGCCCCCTACTGCTAATCCGCTGA
- a CDS encoding TraR/DksA family transcriptional regulator, giving the protein MDATLKAELKALILQRIEELEPSVDARAQRSENVELDQAKVGRLSRMDALQQQAMHDATQARSRNQLLRLQHALARLDQDDYGYCSECDEEIASGRLRIDPAVGLCVECASKLQP; this is encoded by the coding sequence ATGGACGCCACTCTCAAAGCCGAACTCAAAGCGCTCATCCTTCAGCGTATCGAAGAGCTAGAGCCCTCCGTTGATGCCAGGGCGCAGCGCAGTGAGAACGTTGAGTTGGACCAGGCAAAGGTAGGTCGGCTTTCGAGAATGGATGCTTTGCAGCAACAGGCCATGCACGACGCAACGCAAGCGAGATCAAGAAACCAGTTGCTGCGTTTGCAGCATGCGCTCGCGCGGCTCGACCAGGACGATTACGGCTACTGCTCTGAGTGCGACGAGGAAATTGCCTCTGGGCGGCTGCGTATTGATCCGGCAGTGGGCCTATGCGTCGAGTGCGCAAGCAAGCTGCAGCCCTGA
- the cfa gene encoding cyclopropane fatty acyl phospholipid synthase: MLERADIQLNGSRPWDMQLNRSGVPEQALSKGNLGLGEAYMDGDWDCDQLDEFFYRLLDARLDQDVKPLRLVIHSLRARLLNLQTMRRAWQVGELHYDLGNDFYAAMLDKRMTYTCGYWRNAETLEQAQEHKLDLICRKLGLKPGMRVLDIGCGWGSFMSYAAEHYGVECVGVTISSEQAAWVKARYPHLPLDFRLMDYRELDERFDRIASVGMFEHVGRKNHREFMEVAHRCLADGGLFLLHTIGKNNRQSAPDPWLDKYIFPNGDLPAIGQIGDAVDGLFVVEDLHNFGADYDRTLMAWHENFEREWPAFANQLGGRFYRMWRYYLLSCAGAFRARDIQLWQWVLSKEGVDGGYKRISC, from the coding sequence ATGCTGGAACGCGCCGATATCCAGCTCAATGGTTCCAGACCATGGGACATGCAACTCAATCGTTCGGGTGTGCCTGAACAAGCCCTTTCGAAGGGTAACCTTGGGTTGGGTGAGGCGTATATGGATGGCGATTGGGATTGCGATCAGCTGGACGAGTTTTTCTATCGTTTGCTCGATGCGCGACTCGATCAGGACGTTAAACCTTTACGCCTGGTCATTCACAGCCTTCGTGCACGCCTGCTCAACCTCCAGACGATGCGCCGCGCCTGGCAGGTCGGCGAGTTGCATTATGATCTTGGCAATGATTTCTACGCCGCCATGCTCGACAAGCGCATGACCTATACATGTGGCTATTGGCGCAATGCCGAGACGCTTGAACAGGCGCAGGAGCACAAGCTCGATTTGATCTGCCGAAAATTGGGACTTAAGCCCGGTATGCGTGTTCTCGATATCGGCTGCGGGTGGGGCAGCTTCATGAGCTACGCTGCCGAGCACTACGGAGTGGAATGCGTTGGGGTCACCATATCCAGTGAGCAGGCCGCCTGGGTCAAGGCCCGCTATCCACATCTACCGCTCGATTTCCGTCTGATGGATTATCGGGAGTTGGACGAACGCTTCGATCGGATTGCGAGCGTCGGCATGTTCGAGCATGTGGGACGAAAAAACCATCGGGAGTTCATGGAGGTCGCGCATCGCTGTCTCGCCGACGGCGGTTTATTTCTGCTGCATACGATAGGCAAGAACAACCGACAGTCCGCGCCGGACCCATGGCTCGACAAGTACATCTTCCCAAACGGTGACCTTCCGGCGATTGGGCAGATAGGTGACGCCGTGGACGGGCTATTTGTAGTCGAGGACCTGCACAACTTTGGTGCTGACTACGACCGGACCCTGATGGCCTGGCATGAAAATTTTGAACGAGAGTGGCCGGCGTTCGCCAATCAGCTGGGCGGGCGCTTTTACAGAATGTGGCGTTATTACTTACTTTCCTGCGCTGGAGCGTTCAGAGCGAGGGATATCCAGCTGTGGCAGTGGGTCTTGTCCAAAGAAGGAGTGGACGGCGGGTACAAACGCATTTCCTGCTAA